One region of Anaeromyxobacter paludicola genomic DNA includes:
- the ald gene encoding alanine dehydrogenase: MNVGCPKEIKVNENRVGLTPGGARSMVAAGHKVLVQAGAGVGSGFPDAEYAAAGAVVVKTAQEVFDGSELVIKVKEPQAVEISAMHVGQVLFTYLHLAPDPEQTKGLLEKGITGIAYETITDAAGRLPLLTPMSEVAGRMAAHVGAFYLQAGNGGSGVLMGGVPGVPPANVVVLGAGTVGLNAIKVAAGMGARVTALDKSLPTLRYLDDIFGNRIDTLWSSEHHVEEAIAKADLVIGAVLVPGAHAPRIVTRKMLSLMKPRSVVVDVAVDQGGCFETTHATTHADPVYLVDNVLHYAVANMPGAVPRTSTIALANATLPYALKLANQGWKKALAADKGFLAGLNTHDGKLTCAPVAESLGLPFVDPASLV, from the coding sequence CAAGGAGATCAAGGTCAACGAGAACCGCGTGGGGCTCACCCCCGGCGGCGCGCGGTCGATGGTCGCCGCGGGGCACAAGGTGCTCGTGCAGGCCGGCGCCGGCGTGGGGAGCGGGTTCCCCGACGCCGAGTACGCCGCCGCCGGCGCCGTGGTGGTGAAGACGGCGCAGGAGGTCTTCGACGGCTCGGAGCTCGTCATCAAGGTGAAGGAGCCGCAGGCGGTCGAGATCTCCGCCATGCACGTGGGCCAGGTGCTCTTCACCTACCTGCACCTCGCGCCCGACCCGGAGCAGACCAAGGGGCTCCTCGAGAAGGGGATCACCGGCATCGCCTACGAGACCATCACCGACGCCGCCGGCCGGCTGCCGCTCCTCACCCCGATGTCGGAGGTGGCGGGCCGGATGGCCGCGCACGTGGGCGCGTTCTACCTGCAGGCCGGCAACGGCGGCAGCGGCGTGCTCATGGGCGGCGTGCCCGGCGTGCCGCCGGCCAACGTGGTGGTGCTCGGGGCCGGCACGGTGGGGCTCAACGCCATCAAGGTCGCCGCCGGGATGGGCGCGCGGGTGACGGCGCTCGACAAGAGCCTGCCCACGCTCCGCTACCTCGACGACATCTTCGGGAACCGGATCGACACGCTCTGGAGCAGCGAGCACCACGTGGAGGAGGCGATCGCCAAGGCCGACCTGGTCATCGGCGCGGTGCTGGTGCCCGGCGCGCACGCGCCGCGGATCGTGACCCGCAAGATGCTCTCGCTCATGAAGCCGCGCAGCGTGGTGGTGGACGTGGCGGTGGACCAGGGCGGCTGCTTCGAGACCACCCACGCCACCACCCACGCCGACCCGGTCTACCTCGTCGACAACGTGCTCCACTACGCCGTCGCCAACATGCCGGGCGCGGTGCCGCGCACCTCGACCATCGCCCTCGCCAACGCGACGCTGCCGTACGCGCTCAAGCTCGCCAACCAGGGCTGGAAGAAGGCGCTCGCCGCGGACAAGGGCTTCCTCGCCGGGCTCAACACCCACGACGGCAAGCTCACCTGCGCGCCGGTCGCGGAGAGCCTCGGCCTGCCGTTCGTGGATCCGGCGTCGCTGGTCTAG
- a CDS encoding ABC transporter ATP-binding protein, producing MSTPILEIRDLHVKYGNVEALHGIGLTVNQGEIVTILGANGAGKSTTLRAISGLLKPSGGEIRFEGKPAHTVPAHERVKLGIAQSPEGRRVFGTLTVRENLMLGAFTRSDKAGIAESLAWAYRLFPVLEKRRDQLAGTLSGGEQQMLAIGRALMAKPRVLLLDEPSLGLAPLLVKAIFQAIREVNQTTGLTVLLVEQNARAALKLAHRGYVMEVGRMVLEDTAEALIADPKVQSAYLGGRK from the coding sequence ATGTCGACGCCCATCCTCGAGATCCGCGACCTCCACGTGAAGTACGGCAACGTCGAGGCGCTGCACGGCATCGGCCTCACCGTGAACCAGGGGGAGATCGTCACCATCCTGGGCGCGAACGGCGCCGGCAAGTCCACCACCCTGCGCGCCATCAGCGGGCTCCTCAAGCCCTCGGGCGGCGAGATCCGCTTCGAGGGCAAGCCGGCCCACACCGTCCCGGCCCACGAGCGCGTGAAGCTCGGCATCGCCCAGTCGCCGGAGGGGCGGCGGGTGTTCGGCACGCTCACCGTGCGCGAGAACCTGATGCTCGGGGCGTTCACCCGCTCCGACAAGGCCGGCATCGCCGAGTCGCTCGCCTGGGCCTACCGGCTCTTCCCGGTGCTCGAGAAGCGGCGCGACCAGCTCGCCGGCACCCTCTCCGGCGGCGAGCAGCAGATGCTCGCCATCGGGCGGGCGCTCATGGCGAAGCCGCGGGTGCTGCTCCTCGACGAGCCGTCGCTCGGCCTCGCGCCGCTCCTCGTGAAGGCCATCTTCCAGGCCATCCGCGAGGTGAACCAGACCACCGGCCTCACCGTGCTGCTGGTCGAGCAGAACGCCCGCGCGGCGCTCAAGCTCGCCCACCGCGGCTACGTGATGGAGGTGGGCCGGATGGTGCTCGAGGACACCGCCGAGGCGCTCATCGCCGACCCCAAGGTGCAGAGCGCGTACCTGGGCGGGCGGAAGTAG
- a CDS encoding ABC transporter ATP-binding protein produces the protein MSALLDVHGITKTFGGLTAVDDVSFDVAPGSIVGLIGPNGAGKTTTFNLITGNYRVDKGTVTFEGRSLVGMRTHKIVQLGVARTFQNIRLFQQLSALENVLAGRHCRTKAGLFSAMFRPPWQAREEREAVGRSMAELEFVGLADRPLEEARNLSYGNQRKLEIARALATEPKLLILDEPAGGMNEQETDQLVELIQHIQKRGVTVLLIEHDMSLVMRACEKIVVLEYGGKIAEGTPAEIQKNPRVIEAYLGTEEV, from the coding sequence GTGAGCGCGCTCCTCGACGTCCACGGCATCACCAAGACCTTCGGCGGCCTCACCGCCGTGGACGACGTCAGCTTCGACGTCGCCCCGGGCTCGATCGTCGGCCTCATCGGCCCGAACGGCGCCGGCAAGACCACCACCTTCAACCTCATCACCGGGAACTACCGGGTCGACAAGGGCACGGTCACCTTCGAGGGCCGCTCGCTGGTGGGGATGCGGACCCACAAGATCGTCCAGCTCGGCGTGGCCCGCACCTTCCAGAACATCCGGCTCTTCCAGCAGCTCTCGGCGCTCGAGAACGTGCTCGCCGGGCGCCACTGCCGCACCAAGGCCGGCCTCTTCTCGGCCATGTTCCGCCCGCCGTGGCAGGCGCGCGAGGAGCGCGAGGCGGTGGGGCGCTCCATGGCCGAGCTCGAGTTCGTCGGGCTCGCCGACCGGCCGCTGGAGGAGGCGCGGAACCTCTCCTACGGCAACCAGCGCAAGCTCGAGATCGCCCGCGCGCTCGCCACCGAGCCGAAGCTCCTCATCCTCGACGAGCCGGCCGGCGGCATGAACGAGCAGGAGACCGACCAGCTCGTCGAGCTCATCCAGCACATCCAGAAGCGCGGCGTCACCGTGCTCCTCATCGAGCACGACATGAGCCTGGTGATGCGCGCCTGCGAGAAGATCGTGGTCCTCGAGTACGGCGGCAAGATCGCGGAGGGGACGCCGGCGGAGATCCAGAAGAACCCCAGGGTGATCGAGGCCTACCTCGGCACGGAGGAGGTCTAG
- a CDS encoding branched-chain amino acid ABC transporter permease, which yields MSKKLLAGYAVVAAALLAAPHLLDSYWLDVLNSVGLYALLALSLNLILGDAGLFNMGHAAFYAVGAYTGAIVSTRFELPILYAVPLAAVTAAIFAAVVARPVIHLRGDYLLIVTIGMGEIVRIALVNDVFGLTGGANGIFGIPRPVLFGHKIRKPEEFLYLIWGFVAATVFLFHRLEQSRFGRALNYLREDPVAAEGSGVNTARYKLMAFVLGAAWAGMAGSIYAAKMTIISPESFSFWESVVLFLIVILGGSGSIPGVLLGAALVVGLPEIFRGFATARMLVFGLVMMVMMVVRRQGLLPLRRMRFKPSDLKRAEAARAAQAPAEVAR from the coding sequence ATGAGCAAGAAGCTCCTCGCCGGCTACGCGGTGGTGGCCGCGGCGCTCCTCGCCGCGCCGCACCTCCTCGACTCCTACTGGCTCGACGTGCTCAACAGCGTCGGCCTCTACGCGCTGCTCGCGCTCTCGCTCAACCTCATCCTCGGCGACGCCGGCCTGTTCAACATGGGCCACGCCGCCTTCTACGCGGTGGGCGCGTACACCGGCGCCATCGTCAGCACGCGCTTCGAGCTCCCCATCCTCTACGCGGTGCCGCTCGCCGCCGTGACCGCGGCGATCTTCGCGGCGGTGGTGGCGCGGCCGGTCATCCACCTGCGCGGCGACTACCTGCTCATCGTCACCATCGGCATGGGCGAGATCGTCCGCATCGCGCTCGTGAACGACGTGTTCGGCCTCACCGGCGGCGCCAACGGCATCTTCGGCATCCCGCGCCCGGTGCTCTTCGGCCACAAGATCCGCAAGCCCGAGGAGTTCCTCTACCTGATCTGGGGCTTCGTGGCCGCCACGGTGTTCCTGTTCCACCGGCTCGAGCAGTCGCGCTTCGGCCGCGCGCTCAACTACCTGCGCGAGGACCCGGTGGCCGCCGAGGGCAGCGGCGTCAACACCGCGCGCTACAAGCTCATGGCCTTCGTGCTCGGCGCCGCCTGGGCCGGCATGGCCGGCAGCATCTACGCGGCCAAGATGACCATCATCTCGCCCGAGTCCTTCAGCTTCTGGGAGTCGGTGGTCCTGTTCCTCATCGTCATCCTGGGCGGCTCCGGCTCGATCCCCGGGGTGCTGCTCGGCGCCGCCCTGGTGGTGGGGCTCCCCGAGATCTTCCGCGGCTTCGCCACCGCCCGCATGCTGGTGTTCGGCCTGGTGATGATGGTGATGATGGTGGTGCGGCGGCAGGGGCTCCTCCCCCTGCGCCGGATGCGCTTCAAGCCCTCCGATCTGAAACGGGCCGAGGCGGCGCGCGCCGCGCAGGCGCCGGCGGAGGTGGCCCGGTGA
- a CDS encoding branched-chain amino acid ABC transporter permease encodes MEQFFQQLTNGLAVGGIYALIALGYTMVYGVLKLINFAHGDLFTYGGYLGLTLLTSFLLQDRMGVMAGIGILTVMVMGLVGVMGVVLERAAYRPLREAPRLSAVVSALGASIFLQNALMLIYGAQFQTYPEGLLPQTAVSLGGIQIPLIRILVVLASIVMMAALYLFVQKTKIGTAVRAAAIDQGAARLMGIDVNKVVSLVFLIGPALGGSAGLLVGLYYGRVDFTMGWVYGMKAFTAAILGGIGNIPGAMVGGLLLGVIEALGAAYLSIAWKDAFAFCVLILILIVRPTGLLGERVAEKV; translated from the coding sequence ATGGAGCAATTCTTCCAGCAGCTCACCAACGGCCTCGCCGTGGGGGGCATCTACGCGCTCATCGCCCTCGGCTACACGATGGTGTACGGGGTGCTGAAGCTCATCAACTTCGCCCACGGCGACCTGTTCACCTACGGCGGGTACCTGGGGCTCACGCTCCTCACCTCCTTCCTGCTCCAGGACCGGATGGGCGTGATGGCCGGGATCGGGATCCTCACCGTGATGGTGATGGGGCTCGTGGGGGTGATGGGGGTGGTCCTCGAGCGCGCCGCCTACCGGCCGCTGCGCGAGGCGCCGCGCCTCTCGGCGGTGGTGTCGGCCCTGGGGGCCTCGATCTTCCTGCAGAACGCGCTGATGCTGATCTACGGCGCGCAGTTCCAGACCTACCCCGAGGGCCTCCTGCCGCAGACGGCGGTGAGCCTCGGCGGGATCCAGATCCCGCTCATCCGCATCCTGGTGGTGCTCGCCTCGATCGTCATGATGGCGGCGCTCTACCTCTTCGTGCAGAAGACCAAGATCGGCACCGCCGTCCGCGCCGCCGCGATCGACCAGGGCGCCGCCCGCCTCATGGGCATCGACGTGAACAAGGTGGTCTCGCTGGTGTTCCTCATCGGCCCCGCCCTGGGCGGCTCGGCCGGCCTGCTGGTGGGGCTCTACTACGGCCGCGTGGACTTCACCATGGGGTGGGTCTACGGCATGAAGGCCTTCACCGCCGCCATCCTCGGCGGCATCGGCAACATCCCCGGCGCCATGGTGGGCGGGCTCCTCCTCGGCGTCATCGAGGCGCTCGGCGCGGCCTACCTCTCCATCGCCTGGAAGGACGCCTTCGCCTTCTGCGTGCTCATCCTCATCCTCATCGTGCGGCCCACCGGGCTCCTCGGCGAGCGCGTCGCGGAGAAGGTCTGA
- a CDS encoding branched-chain amino acid ABC transporter substrate-binding protein, translated as MKKMMGLALALGLSATGTARAADTIKIGLMAPMTGSWASEGQEMKKNVELLAQEQNAKGGVNGKKIEVIVEDDGGDPRTASLAAQRLSTKGIAAVIGTYGSAVTEATQNIYNENEIVQVANGSTAVRLTEKGLKYFFRTCPRDDEQGKVGANTVAKIGAKRIALLHDSSAYSKGLADEINGILKAKHANVVFFDALTPKEQDYSAILTKLKAASPDVVFFTGYYPEAGLLLKQKKQMGWNVPFIGGDAINNPDLVKIAGKEAAAGFEFLSPPVPADLDTPEAKAYLAAYKKAYGGAPASIYGVLAGDGFRVVVKAIQETKSTKAADIRNYLVNNLKDFPGYTGKISFNQKGDRVGELYRVYKVDKAGNFVMQK; from the coding sequence ATGAAGAAGATGATGGGCCTCGCGCTGGCCCTCGGCCTCTCGGCCACCGGCACCGCGCGCGCGGCGGACACGATCAAGATCGGCCTCATGGCCCCCATGACCGGCTCCTGGGCCAGCGAGGGCCAGGAGATGAAGAAGAACGTCGAGCTGCTGGCGCAGGAGCAGAACGCCAAGGGCGGCGTCAACGGCAAGAAGATCGAGGTCATCGTCGAGGACGACGGCGGCGATCCCCGCACCGCCTCGCTCGCCGCGCAGCGGCTCTCCACCAAGGGCATCGCGGCGGTCATCGGCACCTACGGCTCCGCCGTGACCGAGGCCACCCAGAACATCTACAACGAGAACGAGATCGTCCAGGTGGCGAACGGCTCCACCGCCGTGCGCCTCACCGAGAAGGGCCTCAAGTACTTCTTCCGCACCTGCCCGCGCGACGACGAGCAGGGCAAGGTCGGCGCCAACACCGTGGCCAAGATCGGCGCGAAGCGCATCGCCCTCCTCCACGACAGCTCGGCCTACTCGAAGGGGCTCGCCGACGAGATCAACGGCATCCTCAAGGCCAAGCACGCCAACGTGGTCTTCTTCGACGCGCTGACGCCGAAGGAGCAGGACTACTCGGCGATCCTCACCAAGCTCAAGGCCGCGAGCCCCGACGTCGTCTTCTTCACCGGCTACTACCCCGAGGCCGGCCTGCTCCTGAAGCAGAAGAAGCAGATGGGCTGGAACGTGCCCTTCATCGGCGGTGACGCCATCAACAACCCGGACCTCGTGAAGATCGCCGGCAAGGAGGCCGCCGCGGGCTTCGAGTTCCTGTCGCCGCCGGTCCCGGCCGACCTCGACACCCCCGAGGCCAAGGCCTACCTGGCCGCCTACAAGAAGGCCTACGGCGGCGCCCCGGCGTCGATCTACGGCGTGCTCGCCGGCGACGGCTTCCGCGTGGTGGTGAAGGCCATCCAGGAGACCAAGAGCACCAAGGCCGCCGACATCCGCAACTACCTCGTGAACAACCTGAAGGACTTCCCCGGCTACACCGGCAAGATCTCCTTCAACCAGAAGGGCGACCGCGTGGGTGAGCTGTACCGCGTCTACAAGGTCGACAAGGCCGGCAACTTCGTGATGCAGAAGTAG